The following proteins are co-located in the Lacticaseibacillus paracasei subsp. paracasei genome:
- a CDS encoding phage tail protein — protein sequence MEYYFADRKSNILGVGSTDGKGEWRIDNDIETQSVDNRPAVELSLDIKFTTDQEQAVNEMAKETNFILYQDEEGNGHQMVIESVEHDSLGHIHSIVASDAGNDLINETVGAFKADKPYTIAEYITRFTNDSGWEIGINEFPDNVRTLEWTSEESSLARIIAVAKDFDAVLSFGFEFVGTNLVKRVINIRHETAGDSLISFEMNKDINNIVTHRDTYDMETSIKAYGAVPESTDGSTNKDPINLIGYNWTDPTGQFVLDQYGFLHDTIAVQKYSRLLSNSNPNPTQSDWNRVKTFDSKSQAALLQAALADLKKYNHPNETYDIDLVNSPYVPLNQTVHIADENQQLFLSAKVLSIQRSRANHSVQLTLGEFAHETVSFDERLSELANQMSNISKTVQYYPWLRYADDDQGTNMSAFPSGKKYMAIVWSNKTSVPSDNPADYAGKWALIQGKDGADGVPGAKGADGRTSYFHTAWANDVSGQSGFTVSGGDGKKYMGTYSDFILADSTNPADYNWALFKGEDGDQGPKGDQGLPGAKGADGRTAYAHFAYANSQDGKTDFSTTDSNRKYIGFYSDFTSGDSTNPSDYSWSLIKGADGADGKDGVPGKAGADGKTPYFHIAYADSGDGTTNFSLDTPGSRKYIGSYTDFTQADSTNPDVYSWQLVQGPQGPKGDSGADGLPGKDGVGIKSTLIQYASNTSGTVAPTTGWTTTIPAASPGYYVWTKYTWTYTDGTTEAGYSVGKIGETGQTGQKGDTGPQGPQGPQGPQGPQGVQGVPGSKDVPYTYIQLGTPASPKKGDLWWHGTTLNDATALQYYDGSTWIDQSIQQAVLSIKKLQSIEVDSSTFNSPDINSPFSHVQIDGAKSSGNLELKDANLSILGNIEDNNGNPNGQYYKSLLSPNGMFNYITTPDQKGNISSVALQRGALQLQTLISDPSAATKKYIQSEFTSKDNVTFFYVNTTALRNIDIDYAYIYYTRRGNLVTVNFQIHTIANQYNYLRLADIRPGYKPLLTNNIVASCLSFSDPGQSTAMYSSTPSGGTVGWYSNISKASGSYGGSVSYLTQDDYPTGDSFFG from the coding sequence ATGGAGTATTACTTTGCAGATCGAAAATCAAACATTTTGGGTGTTGGGTCGACTGATGGCAAAGGCGAATGGCGAATTGACAACGATATAGAAACACAAAGTGTTGACAATCGTCCTGCGGTCGAGCTTTCTCTTGATATTAAATTTACGACTGATCAGGAACAAGCAGTCAATGAGATGGCCAAAGAAACCAACTTCATTCTTTATCAGGATGAAGAAGGCAACGGTCACCAAATGGTGATCGAATCGGTTGAGCATGATTCACTAGGCCATATTCACTCAATTGTTGCTAGCGATGCTGGTAATGATTTAATTAACGAAACCGTTGGCGCCTTCAAGGCCGACAAACCATATACGATTGCTGAATACATTACAAGGTTCACAAATGATTCTGGCTGGGAGATTGGCATCAACGAATTTCCTGACAATGTTCGAACACTCGAGTGGACTAGTGAAGAATCATCGTTGGCTCGCATTATTGCCGTGGCAAAAGACTTTGACGCAGTGCTTAGCTTTGGCTTTGAGTTTGTTGGAACCAACTTGGTTAAGCGTGTCATTAACATTCGGCATGAAACGGCCGGCGATAGTTTGATCTCTTTTGAAATGAATAAGGACATCAACAACATCGTCACGCACCGCGATACCTATGACATGGAAACATCGATTAAGGCTTATGGAGCGGTGCCAGAAAGTACGGATGGATCAACTAATAAGGATCCAATTAACTTGATCGGTTACAACTGGACTGATCCAACGGGACAGTTTGTGCTTGATCAGTACGGGTTCTTGCACGATACCATTGCTGTGCAGAAATATTCACGTTTGTTAAGCAACAGCAACCCTAACCCAACACAGTCTGACTGGAATCGGGTTAAAACGTTTGATTCAAAATCGCAGGCGGCACTTTTGCAAGCGGCTTTGGCAGACTTGAAAAAGTATAACCATCCGAATGAAACCTATGATATTGATTTGGTTAACTCACCATACGTACCACTGAATCAAACCGTCCACATTGCTGATGAAAATCAACAACTATTCCTGTCTGCCAAGGTGTTGAGCATTCAGCGGAGCCGTGCTAACCATTCAGTCCAGTTGACTCTGGGTGAGTTTGCACACGAGACTGTCAGTTTTGACGAACGGCTCAGTGAGCTTGCCAACCAGATGTCGAATATCTCAAAAACCGTTCAATACTATCCTTGGCTCCGCTATGCCGATGATGATCAAGGAACAAATATGAGTGCCTTCCCAAGTGGTAAGAAGTATATGGCAATCGTTTGGTCAAATAAGACATCCGTCCCAAGCGACAATCCGGCTGATTACGCCGGCAAGTGGGCATTGATTCAGGGCAAAGATGGTGCTGACGGTGTTCCGGGTGCAAAGGGTGCAGATGGCCGTACAAGCTATTTTCACACCGCTTGGGCGAATGATGTAAGCGGCCAAAGTGGGTTCACGGTATCCGGTGGCGATGGCAAAAAGTATATGGGTACGTACAGCGATTTCATACTTGCTGATAGCACCAATCCGGCTGATTACAATTGGGCGCTTTTTAAAGGTGAAGACGGTGATCAAGGGCCAAAAGGTGATCAAGGTTTACCCGGTGCTAAGGGTGCCGATGGTCGTACTGCCTATGCCCACTTTGCTTACGCAAACAGCCAAGATGGCAAGACCGACTTCTCAACCACTGATTCTAACCGCAAGTACATTGGCTTCTATAGCGACTTCACATCTGGAGACAGCACTAATCCAAGTGACTATAGCTGGTCACTGATTAAGGGTGCGGACGGTGCTGATGGTAAAGATGGGGTGCCCGGTAAAGCCGGTGCCGATGGCAAAACACCGTACTTTCATATTGCCTATGCCGATAGCGGTGATGGTACAACGAACTTTTCGCTCGATACTCCCGGTTCTCGCAAGTACATCGGTAGTTATACAGACTTCACACAGGCTGACAGCACGAATCCGGATGTTTATAGTTGGCAACTAGTGCAAGGGCCACAAGGTCCAAAAGGTGACAGTGGTGCAGATGGCCTACCGGGTAAGGATGGCGTAGGCATCAAATCAACGCTTATCCAATACGCATCAAATACCAGCGGTACAGTAGCTCCAACAACTGGCTGGACAACAACGATTCCTGCAGCTTCCCCCGGCTATTATGTTTGGACTAAGTACACATGGACGTACACCGACGGCACTACAGAAGCAGGATACTCAGTGGGCAAGATTGGTGAGACGGGTCAAACTGGACAGAAGGGTGATACTGGTCCTCAAGGTCCGCAAGGCCCTCAAGGGCCACAGGGCCCTCAAGGTGTTCAAGGTGTTCCCGGAAGCAAGGATGTGCCATACACATACATTCAGTTGGGCACGCCCGCTAGTCCCAAGAAAGGCGACCTATGGTGGCATGGGACAACACTTAACGATGCCACAGCATTGCAATACTACGATGGGTCAACTTGGATTGATCAAAGTATTCAGCAAGCAGTGCTTAGCATCAAAAAACTGCAATCGATTGAGGTTGACAGCTCAACCTTTAATTCTCCTGACATTAATTCGCCTTTCAGCCATGTTCAGATTGACGGTGCCAAGAGTTCTGGCAATCTTGAACTAAAAGATGCGAACCTAAGTATATTGGGCAACATTGAAGACAATAATGGCAATCCCAATGGTCAATACTACAAATCTCTTTTGAGCCCTAACGGTATGTTCAACTACATCACGACACCTGACCAAAAGGGAAACATATCGTCAGTTGCACTCCAACGTGGTGCACTTCAGTTACAAACGCTGATCAGTGACCCCAGTGCCGCTACAAAAAAATATATTCAGTCTGAATTCACTTCAAAAGACAACGTGACATTTTTCTACGTCAATACAACCGCGCTAAGAAATATTGATATTGATTACGCATATATTTACTACACGCGACGTGGAAATTTGGTGACCGTCAACTTTCAAATTCACACAATAGCTAATCAGTACAATTATTTGAGACTCGCAGATATTAGACCCGGTTACAAACCTTTATTGACAAACAATATTGTTGCAAGCTGCTTGAGCTTTTCAGATCCCGGACAATCTACAGCTATGTATTCAAGCACGCCAAGCGGAGGAACGGTCGGCTGGTATAGCAACATTTCCAAAGCTTCTGGTAGTTATGGTGGCTCGGTGTCGTATCTAACTCAGGACGATTATCCGACGGGTGATTCATTTTTTGGCTAG
- a CDS encoding XkdX family protein: MTYYDQCVLFYSWGIDLTPYVPVMITPDQYKQITGSDYVASKS; this comes from the coding sequence GTGACTTATTATGATCAGTGTGTACTGTTTTACAGTTGGGGGATTGATTTAACACCTTATGTACCGGTAATGATCACCCCAGATCAATACAAGCAAATTACAGGCAGTGACTATGTCGCCAGCAAAAGCTAG
- a CDS encoding phage holin gives MNNWTELLVSLAVAAVPIIGAWISKQLLANKQALTLVKVLGPLANAAVTAAEQLGVTQAIDGAVKKSTAIQAVKDGLKSLGFTSTYEQTIANAVEQSYANLKDSLAETYPQKTVDQEASNQDKVAAAAQAAADAVKAQLAPASVAPQQ, from the coding sequence ATGAATAATTGGACAGAACTTTTGGTATCACTTGCAGTAGCGGCAGTCCCAATCATTGGGGCTTGGATTTCAAAACAGTTGCTGGCTAACAAACAGGCACTCACCTTAGTAAAGGTATTAGGCCCATTGGCAAACGCAGCGGTAACAGCAGCAGAACAGCTCGGTGTGACACAGGCGATTGATGGTGCGGTCAAGAAATCGACTGCCATTCAAGCTGTGAAAGACGGCTTAAAATCGCTTGGCTTCACCAGCACATACGAGCAGACAATTGCCAATGCAGTTGAACAATCTTATGCGAATTTGAAAGACAGCCTAGCAGAAACCTATCCACAAAAAACAGTTGATCAGGAAGCATCTAATCAAGACAAAGTAGCGGCCGCAGCTCAAGCTGCCGCAGACGCAGTTAAGGCTCAACTGGCACCGGCATCTGTTGCTCCACAGCAATAA
- a CDS encoding LysM peptidoglycan-binding domain-containing protein: protein MKFKTKLITLVVAFLAAISFALPSQVNAAKGDQGVDWSRYQGDNGVFGYSTDKFGISQIGGYSGYGTYEQTTYKTQVASLIAAGKRAHTYIWWQNIDNTNLAKQVLDHFLPEIQTPKGSIVALDYEAGSTNTSTLLWALDYIRDAGYTPMLYGYKSFLMSHIDLSQIASHYQLWLAEYPDYNVTTVPNYGYFPSFDNVGIFQFTSTYRAGGLDGNVDLTGITDSGYNGSTTTDSGKTYVNPSTNTPATNAGQQANNTTLSQIKAGDSVKVNFGTTRWANGVSMPSWVQGKTYTVQQVSGSNVLLGGIMSWINRSNVELLTTTSVPSVSYGSTYTVQSGDSWWLIAYKYGMSMYTLASNNGMTINAVIHPGDVLRVSGTSYSSVSSHTYYTVQYGDSFWSISRKYGISMYTLAANNGKSIYSLIYPGESLYIR, encoded by the coding sequence ATGAAATTTAAAACTAAACTAATTACCTTGGTAGTCGCCTTCTTGGCGGCTATTTCTTTTGCCCTGCCATCGCAGGTGAATGCGGCCAAGGGAGATCAAGGTGTCGACTGGAGCCGGTACCAAGGAGATAACGGTGTCTTTGGTTATTCCACTGACAAGTTCGGGATCTCTCAAATCGGTGGCTATAGCGGCTACGGCACGTACGAGCAAACCACGTATAAGACGCAGGTTGCATCGTTGATTGCGGCTGGTAAGCGGGCACACACCTATATTTGGTGGCAGAATATCGACAACACCAATTTGGCCAAGCAGGTGCTAGATCATTTCTTGCCAGAGATTCAGACGCCAAAAGGGTCGATTGTTGCGCTTGATTACGAAGCTGGGTCGACCAACACGTCAACTTTGCTGTGGGCACTCGACTATATCCGCGATGCTGGTTACACACCAATGCTATACGGCTATAAGAGTTTCTTGATGAGCCATATTGACTTGTCACAGATTGCTAGCCACTATCAGCTATGGCTTGCGGAATATCCAGACTACAACGTCACCACTGTTCCGAACTATGGCTACTTCCCGAGCTTTGATAATGTAGGCATCTTCCAGTTCACTTCAACTTATCGCGCTGGCGGCCTTGATGGCAACGTTGATCTAACCGGCATCACTGATTCAGGCTACAACGGTAGCACGACAACTGACAGCGGTAAGACCTACGTCAACCCATCAACCAATACACCGGCAACCAACGCCGGTCAGCAAGCTAACAACACCACACTTAGCCAGATAAAAGCTGGCGATAGTGTTAAGGTAAACTTCGGCACAACCCGTTGGGCGAACGGTGTCTCAATGCCTAGCTGGGTTCAGGGCAAGACGTACACTGTGCAGCAAGTATCTGGATCTAACGTATTGCTTGGTGGCATCATGAGCTGGATCAACCGAAGCAATGTTGAGCTGCTGACAACGACCAGCGTGCCATCAGTAAGCTATGGCTCTACCTACACGGTTCAGTCTGGTGACAGTTGGTGGTTAATTGCTTACAAGTACGGCATGAGCATGTATACTTTGGCTTCTAACAACGGCATGACCATCAACGCTGTCATTCACCCAGGAGACGTTCTCCGAGTATCTGGCACAAGCTATTCGAGTGTATCAAGCCACACGTACTACACAGTCCAATATGGTGATAGCTTCTGGAGTATTTCCAGAAAGTATGGCATCAGTATGTACACACTGGCCGCTAACAACGGGAAATCAATCTACAGCCTGATTTACCCAGGCGAAAGCCTGTACATCAGGTAA